cgttaagacaagtgagcaaaataacaagaagtgcaatatacaagtaaatgaaaggtgctagaatattggctttaagctatcacctctcttagtacacgtacgccaaagcttacgtctagcagggagaagtgttaactttgtgaaagcacggaatattctgaggactgaggtcatggcggccccagacatcaagtagtatgggggggtgagtgcagttgcagcccgaccggcgaccaatcagaggagccggcagtaagacaggtagtttggcggtttgagtctgagcaggtgttcttggctgcatacgtttagctctctggcaaaccttgctgatgttgttgtcgttgttggacatttcttccatagtagttttatatagttgtaacgacgtaattgtggagggaagagcaggctcaatctcttgaaagagattatcgtcacaccggGCATCGAATTGTTGTGAAATTCTGCTCTACGGGTGTGTATCGTGACTTTGTGGACCGCTATGACGGGAGGACGTTTACTCTGCCTGAGGGTGGTGGTTCGGTGGAGGTGTCGGACTGGTGCAGTGAGATTACCTATGTGGCAGTTCATGGtgctccctttgagttccctgattcTCTTCTCCAGCATCACCTTACCCGGTATGGGTTGGTCTTGAGTGTTTGGATGAATGCAGTCTCCTCCGGGCGGTGGAAGGGTATCCCGAATGGAACCCGCACTGTGGTGCTGCACTTGAAGGATTCCATCCCTTCGTCTCTCCAGCTTCTGAGCATTATGGTACGCGTATTCTATGGGGATCAGCCCCAGACTTGTTTCCGGTGCGGACTCTCGGGCCATCAGGCTGCAGGATGTGATGCGAGCCGGGTCGGGCCTGTGAACCTCTTCAGGGAGGAGGACTTTCCACCGTTGGCGGTCCCGGACCTGTCGGAAGATGCTGCTGTGATGGGTGATACTTCCCAGTCGTCTGGTGCCCCGTTGTCGGTCTCTGATGCCGGCCTCGATGTGGCTGTGGGTGTCGGAGTGGAAGTTAGTGCATCCCCGGCTCccgcacctcagccttccctaccTGCCTCGTCTCCAGTCGTCTCTCCTGTGATGTGTGATCTCGTGACTCCGAACGTCGAGGCTGCACCTCGGCCTGTACTGTCTCTGGCAGCTGTGTCTTCGGCCTGTGTCGACGTGCACACTGTGATGTCTCCTGCGGTGTGTGGTCCTCTTCCCCGGGTTGTTGAGGTTGCGATGTTGAGTGATCGTGCGCTGCAGGGAGTTGCGCGACCAACCGGTGGTTCTGCTACGGTGCTTCCTAGCGGGGGTGATAGTTCCGACGATCTGCGACCTGTGtccaagcgttcgcggcgggctttGAGTCTGTCTCCGCCTCGTGATGAGGCCTGGGCCGACGTCAGGGATTTTGAGGACTCTGGAAGTTCGTCTTCTGTGGATGGTGATGTGTGCGACACTGTTGGAGCGCCTGCGGCTCCTGTGGGCCGTGTTGCAGCGGTGATGGGTCTTGTGGTGGGATTGTCGCCTGGCCCTGGTCCGGTGTCTTCTCCGGCTGCCTCCGCATCACCGGTTGCTGGTTCCCCGAGTTGGGAGGTTGTGCCACCGGCCGAGGTTGCCGGAGAGGGAGGGGACTTGGTGCTGGTTCTTAAAAATGCTTCTGTTCCGGCGACCCTCGTGCCTCTGGCGTCTATATCTGTGCCTTCCGTGCATCTGCCCTCGGTGATGCCGACCGCTGCGTGGCTGCCCTCTGCTGAGCCGTCCTTTGTTACTCCGCCCCCTGTGGTGTCGGTTCCTGCACCATCGCCCTCTGTGATTGTGTTCCTTGCGACTCTGCCTGCTATGTTGCCAGCCTGTGTCTGGCCGACTCCTGTGCTTCAGTCCTGTGGGGTTCCACCGTCTGTACCGAAGAGCTCTGTGCAGCCTCTTCCCGTG
The sequence above is drawn from the Procambarus clarkii isolate CNS0578487 chromosome 49, FALCON_Pclarkii_2.0, whole genome shotgun sequence genome and encodes:
- the LOC138351474 gene encoding calphotin-like, with translation MVRVFYGDQPQTCFRCGLSGHQAAGCDASRVGPVNLFREEDFPPLAVPDLSEDAAVMGDTSQSSGAPLSVSDAGLDVAVGVGVEVSASPAPAPQPSLPASSPVVSPVMCDLVTPNVEAAPRPVLSLAAVSSACVDVHTVMSPAVCGPLPRVVEVAMLSDRALQGVARPTGGSATVLPSGGDSSDDLRPVSKRSRRALSLSPPRDEAWADVRDFEDSGSSSSVDGDVCDTVGAPAAPVGRVAAVMGLVVGLSPGPGPVSSPAASASPVAGSPSWEVVPPAEVAGEGGDLVLVLKNASVPATLVPLASISVPSVHLPSVMPTAAWLPSAEPSFVTPPPVVSVPAPSPSVIVFLATLPAMLPACVWPTPVLQSCGVPPSVPKSSVQPLPVTSAPVVEGAELKVPDFMHRPRGSRSHVNASVESWAQWDAYRKKCPRRFYPDKYDDD